In bacterium, the sequence ACCGATGAGCGGTGCTGTTACAAAAAGCTCTAATGTCCGCTCGCCATCGCGTAACCGTTGCTTTATTTCGGTGCCAAGTTTTTCGACCAACGCTGGAAGTGTTGGTGCACTGATGTGTTTCGCTTGTTCAAGGTTTGCAGTAGGTTGATTCAGGGTAACTGGTTTTGTGTCGAGTGGTGCAACGAATTGACTCGTTTCGTTTTTCTTTGTTTCCACTGATTTTGGGTCGGTAGTATTTGATTGATCTTGTGGTTTTCGATTTGCAATAGTTGGTGTTTTAATTTTTACCGGATCGCTGGGATCCGTGGGTGTGGCTGTTGAAGGTGAAAGCGTTGGCGACGCAGTCTTTTGCGTTGTTTGATTTTCTTTTTTGTCGCTGGTACTTAATGGAGAAACTTGTTTAGTATCGAGTGTATCGGTTCTTGTAAGTGAAGATTTTGATTCAATGTTTCGTTCTTGTTTCGTAGGTACGAGTAATTGAAGTGGATCGGAAATGAACAACGGAGTAGCCGATATTTCAGTTGGTTTTTGTAATGCGATGGGCGGGGTTGGCGTACTGACTGAACTATCTTTGACAGCCTTAGTTACATCTTGGAAATTTTGTGCTACCGAACGATTCGCAGAAATGACCGAAAGCGGATTTGAAACAGTAGTAGATATAATATTTTGATCGACGGTTTTACCGGAGCTGTTCGCTTGTTTCGGTTTCACTGGATTCGCTGTTTGATTTGCTGGCAGTGGATTAGTTGTATTCGTTACAGTTGACTTTGGTGCGATCTGTTTAGCTGAAAGATTATCCCTACCCAATTTTGTCGGATTCATTACCGGTAATGGCGTCGCTTTCGAACTACTTTTATTACCCGAGTTGGAACGAATCTTTACTGCTTGCAGTAACTGGGAAAAATCCAACTCCAACGGACGAGTCGATAAAGAACCGATTATTGGTGTAAGACCAATCGTTTCCTTTCGAGTGCCAAATTGGATTTTTGGAGCAACAATTCCCATGGGTTACTTGCCAGATGCTTTCTTCGACGACCCCGCCGATTTTGTTGTTGTTGATTTCTCTTCGTCGCGTTTCAGGTAGTCGCCGGATTTGATGAGTAATGCGATTTGCGACGCCTTTTCAGGTTGTAATGCTGCCAACACTTTTCCGCTCTGTCGATCTTTCAATTTAACGATTACATGAGCGGCGAACTTGGGTGGAAGTTTATCAATCAGCGCAGCAGCTTCCATCGGCTTCATGTTCTCCACCATCCGTGCCACTTTCGATACTCGTTGCAATTCGGTTGAGTCGTCAATAGTCTTCTGCCGTTCCATCCCGGCAACCGTAGAAGAATATTCACTACGGCTTATATCTAATGAGTCCTTTAGCATCGACTTTGCTTGGACTGAAGTATTGTACAATGATTTCAAAGAATCGAGTTGTCGTTCAAACATGATTCGTTGAGCAACTAATAACATCGAATCGACCATGCCGGGCTTCACATAACTGATTGCCCCGGTTGAGTCGCGTTGTACTTCCGGCGCCTTCACGGTATCGATTTCAATTGAAAGATCCCGAAGCAAAGCATCACCGACAAACGGTTCAAAGGGAATCGTATCCAGTGATATTTTGGGACTATCTACCACTGGTGCGGCAGACTTTTCCGGTTTCACTGATTCCTTGGCGGGCTCATTCGCCTGTTGTTTCTTACATCCGGCACCGAGTACAAGGAGTACACTCGCAAAAAGCGCGCCAAGTATAATTCGCAAAATTCGGTCACGGACTTGATACATTATTTACAATCCGAATTTCTGGCGGAAACGGTTCCCCGCCATTTCATCGATCAGTTTATTTTCAGTTCGCCGCTCTTCGAGTAAGTACTCGTCCTGTTTCTTTTCGCGAAGCTTCTCCATCACTTTCCGTTCGCGCATAGCATCGATTAGTTCGCCTTTTTTCTTCAACTCAGTTTGGCGGGCAAAAGCGACTTGTGCCGTTTGTTTCTTCACTTTTCGCCGCATCCCACCGGCAAGCTCCGCCTCGATCTTCAACTCGCCGACACTCCCTTTCTGGTTGCGTTGTTCGCGAAACAGGATTTGTTCCTGGCGGATTTGTTGTTCCAGAGCGGCTTGCCGTTCAGTTTCCCGCATCGCTTCCACCCAATCCCGTTGTCTGAGTTCCTCGCGAATCTTCTTAACGTCAAGAATGCGCTCCAACCGGAATTGAAACTTTGCCATGATTACGCAGCCAGT encodes:
- a CDS encoding flagellar FliJ family protein — its product is MAKFQFRLERILDVKKIREELRQRDWVEAMRETERQAALEQQIRQEQILFREQRNQKGSVGELKIEAELAGGMRRKVKKQTAQVAFARQTELKKKGELIDAMRERKVMEKLREKKQDEYLLEERRTENKLIDEMAGNRFRQKFGL